One window of Rhodospirillaceae bacterium genomic DNA carries:
- a CDS encoding multidrug ABC transporter permease — protein MPFEMHFSGPVNWLGLKTLYTRETQRFLKVYAQTILAPTVTALIFFAIFTLALGRGDEVTSGLPFAVFLAPGLVMMSVIQNAFANTSSSLMIAKIQGSLVDTLMPPLSPMELTMGYALGGMTRGIVVGIATTLVLTLFVGLHIHSFFFILFHGIAAALALSLLGTIFGIWAEKFDHIAAVTNFIIMPLSFLSGTFYSIERLPGIWQSLASANPFFYAINGFRYGMTGHSDGSLGIGIAVLSLINLALILICHRMFKTGYKLKP, from the coding sequence ATGCCCTTTGAAATGCATTTTTCCGGACCCGTAAACTGGCTTGGGCTGAAGACGCTTTACACCCGTGAGACTCAGCGTTTTCTCAAGGTTTACGCACAGACGATCCTTGCGCCCACCGTCACGGCGCTGATTTTCTTTGCGATCTTCACCCTTGCCCTGGGACGAGGGGACGAGGTGACAAGCGGGCTTCCCTTCGCCGTCTTTCTTGCCCCCGGCCTGGTCATGATGTCGGTCATCCAGAACGCGTTTGCCAACACGTCTTCCTCGCTGATGATCGCCAAGATCCAGGGCAGCCTTGTCGATACGCTCATGCCGCCCCTAAGCCCGATGGAACTGACCATGGGCTACGCGCTTGGCGGCATGACCCGGGGCATCGTTGTCGGCATCGCCACGACACTGGTCCTTACCCTCTTTGTCGGGCTGCACATCCACAGCTTTTTCTTCATCCTCTTTCACGGCATCGCAGCGGCGCTGGCGCTCTCGCTGCTTGGCACCATTTTCGGCATCTGGGCGGAAAAATTCGACCATATTGCTGCGGTGACAAATTTTATCATCATGCCGCTCTCGTTCCTTTCGGGTACGTTTTATTCCATCGAACGGCTGCCCGGAATCTGGCAATCGCTTGCAAGCGCAAACCCCTTTTTCTACGCCATCAACGGCTTTCGCTATGGCATGACCGGTCATAGCGATGGATCGCTTGGCATCGGCATCGCCGTGCTGAGCCTGATCAATCTGGCCCTGATCCTGATCTGCCACCGGATGTTCAAGACCGGCTACAAGCTGAAACCATAA
- a CDS encoding regulator: MTLGPKNKKPVGKAEKPARGPRRITPSYLENAGLFYLERYASSVANFRRVLMNKVRRSASFHGTEISEGEKLVDDLIVRYRRSGLLDDRRYAETKVVRFHRHGMAVRGIQAKLWEKGVPKDVIAAALEGLCEDGANPDLAAAATYVRRRRLGPYRAEAVRGDYFDRDLAALGRAGFSYELAKKMLQAESVAALKELSER, encoded by the coding sequence ATGACGTTGGGCCCGAAAAACAAAAAGCCGGTCGGCAAAGCCGAAAAGCCCGCCCGTGGTCCGCGCCGCATCACGCCCAGCTATCTTGAGAACGCCGGTCTTTTTTATCTTGAGCGTTACGCATCGTCGGTTGCCAATTTTCGCCGCGTGCTGATGAACAAAGTTCGCCGCTCCGCCAGTTTTCACGGGACGGAAATTTCCGAAGGCGAAAAACTTGTCGACGATTTAATCGTTCGCTATCGGCGTTCAGGCCTTCTGGATGACCGTCGCTATGCTGAGACGAAGGTGGTGCGGTTTCACCGGCACGGGATGGCGGTCCGTGGCATTCAGGCAAAGCTTTGGGAAAAAGGTGTGCCCAAAGACGTGATCGCGGCGGCCCTTGAAGGCCTTTGCGAAGACGGTGCCAATCCCGATCTTGCGGCGGCGGCAACCTATGTGCGTCGCCGCCGTCTGGGGCCGTATCGCGCCGAGGCGGTCCGGGGTGACTATTTTGATCGCGACCTCGCCGCCCTTGGACGGGCGGGTTTTTCCTATGAACTTGCCAAAAAAATGCTGCAGGCAGAAAGCGTCGCGGCGCTAAAAGAATTGTCCGAACGGTAA